Proteins co-encoded in one Thermocrinis sp. genomic window:
- the rlmD gene encoding 23S rRNA (uracil(1939)-C(5))-methyltransferase RlmD produces MGLEVFIKKVVYGGYGLGEDRGRKFLVRYAAPKELVEVEVLKEKKDYAEATVKNIKIGSTWRRTAPCKYYTHCGGCQLQHLDYEGQLKVKEDTLLESLERIGKIKVKSIDGVLGSRKEFGYRIKVQFKVRDGGLGFFAWGTNELVPIEECLLVHPKINHLIPALKELVKSLKDIQELHITYSPDEDEFLLKLITVSPMETEKLRRIKENILPKEVVCLGNYTSLRGKLIKRVAIGREFSFLRSGPFRLRVSNDSFFQINYTLYEDFPKLVVEGERAKRVLELHCGVGFFSFWMAQNCEYLFGSDANQSAVKDAVYNAKLNQVSNVSFAYERAFETLKNHAGEVIDTLLLDPPREGLSEGEAKLIVQNKPKRIIYVSCNPTTLARDLKVLVSGGYKIETIKLVDNFPQTYHVEAIVKLQL; encoded by the coding sequence ATGGGTTTAGAGGTATTCATTAAAAAAGTTGTATATGGTGGCTATGGTCTGGGAGAGGACAGAGGTAGAAAGTTCTTAGTTAGATATGCCGCACCAAAAGAGCTGGTTGAAGTTGAAGTTCTAAAAGAGAAAAAGGACTACGCGGAAGCAACGGTAAAAAACATAAAAATAGGTTCCACATGGAGAAGGACCGCTCCTTGCAAATACTACACACATTGTGGAGGATGCCAACTACAGCACCTGGACTATGAAGGACAGCTAAAAGTTAAAGAAGATACACTACTAGAATCTTTGGAAAGGATAGGAAAGATAAAGGTCAAATCCATAGATGGAGTTTTAGGCTCCAGAAAAGAGTTTGGCTACAGGATAAAGGTTCAGTTCAAAGTTAGGGATGGAGGTCTTGGTTTTTTCGCTTGGGGGACTAATGAGCTCGTTCCAATAGAAGAATGTCTTTTAGTCCATCCAAAAATAAACCACCTGATACCGGCTTTAAAGGAGCTTGTTAAATCACTAAAAGATATACAAGAGCTTCATATCACTTACTCGCCGGACGAGGACGAATTTTTGCTCAAGCTTATTACGGTTAGTCCCATGGAAACGGAAAAGTTAAGGAGAATAAAAGAAAACATATTACCCAAGGAAGTAGTTTGTTTAGGGAATTACACAAGCTTAAGGGGGAAACTCATAAAAAGAGTGGCTATTGGTAGGGAATTTTCCTTTTTAAGGTCTGGGCCGTTCAGATTAAGGGTTAGCAACGATTCCTTTTTTCAGATAAATTACACCCTTTATGAGGATTTTCCTAAGTTGGTGGTTGAAGGGGAGAGGGCAAAGAGGGTTTTAGAGCTTCACTGCGGGGTTGGGTTTTTTAGTTTCTGGATGGCTCAAAACTGCGAGTATCTTTTTGGCTCTGATGCAAACCAGTCTGCTGTAAAAGATGCAGTCTATAACGCAAAGTTAAACCAAGTTTCCAATGTTTCCTTTGCCTATGAGAGGGCTTTTGAAACGTTAAAAAACCATGCGGGGGAGGTAATAGACACACTGCTTCTTGACCCACCAAGGGAAGGTTTGTCAGAAGGCGAAGCCAAGCTTATAGTCCAGAACAAACCAAAAAGAATAATCTACGTTTCCTGTAATCCAACCACATTAGCAAGGGACCTAAAAGTATTAGTCTCCGGAGGTTATAAAATTGAAACTATAAAGCTTGTGGATAACTTTCCTCAAACCTATCACGTGGAAGCTATAGTTAAACTCCAACTTTAG
- the nusA gene encoding transcription termination factor NusA, with the protein MVKNLKKLIEQVAKEKDIPEWLVERALKNSIALAIKKDRKIKNHVEVELVEDEIRVYLLHKGEKVPLNIVPEEMNRIAAYAAKEEFLKELERADEERRYLEFVELEGEIVLGIVRRIAENGDLIVDLGKAMAVLPKREQIPKEVYKVGDRLKALILRVVRKRGSYEIILSRTHPNFLIKLLEAEVSEIKEGEVEILNVVREPGERAKVLVRSRDTRIDPVAIVVGLKGTKIAPIIKELSGERIDLIKATENTEELVRKSLAPAPVTDIRIDPKTKRVEVAVPRDKLSVAIGKKGVNVKLANKITGWYIDVLSEEDFRKLSQMK; encoded by the coding sequence ATGGTAAAAAACTTAAAAAAGTTGATCGAACAAGTGGCTAAGGAAAAGGACATACCTGAATGGTTGGTGGAAAGGGCTCTAAAAAATTCCATAGCACTTGCTATAAAAAAGGATAGAAAAATAAAAAATCACGTAGAAGTAGAGCTGGTGGAGGATGAGATAAGGGTTTATCTCTTGCACAAGGGGGAAAAGGTCCCACTGAACATAGTTCCCGAAGAGATGAATAGGATTGCCGCTTATGCAGCAAAGGAGGAGTTTCTAAAGGAATTAGAAAGGGCAGATGAAGAGAGAAGATACTTAGAGTTTGTGGAGCTTGAGGGTGAGATAGTGTTAGGTATAGTGCGCAGAATTGCGGAAAACGGAGATCTTATAGTAGATCTTGGGAAAGCTATGGCTGTATTGCCTAAGAGAGAGCAGATACCCAAGGAGGTTTATAAAGTTGGAGATAGATTAAAAGCGCTAATTCTTCGTGTTGTAAGAAAAAGGGGTAGCTATGAAATAATCCTCTCAAGAACCCATCCAAATTTTCTAATTAAGCTCTTGGAAGCAGAGGTATCAGAAATCAAGGAGGGTGAAGTAGAGATCCTAAACGTAGTGAGAGAACCCGGGGAAAGGGCTAAGGTCTTGGTAAGGTCTAGGGATACGCGTATAGATCCGGTAGCTATAGTAGTTGGTCTAAAAGGAACCAAAATAGCCCCCATCATAAAAGAGCTTTCCGGAGAGAGGATAGACCTCATAAAAGCTACGGAAAACACGGAAGAACTCGTTAGAAAAAGCTTAGCGCCAGCACCTGTAACCGACATAAGAATAGATCCAAAAACCAAAAGAGTAGAGGTAGCTGTGCCAAGGGATAAGTTATCTGTAGCTATAGGAAAGAAAGGAGTAAATGTAAAACTGGCTAATAAGATAACGGGATGGTACATAGACGTTCTATCAGAAGAGGACTTCAGGAAACTCTCCCAGATGAAATAG
- the rimP gene encoding ribosome maturation factor RimP has translation MHIDDKVIVDRVKEIVAPVIKKMGYRLFDIEFKPERGWVLRIIVDKEGGITVGDCEEVSKRISSLLDVEDVIPVSYMLEVSSPGLTRELTKIEHFEFFTGRLVKVILKEPIENKREILGYIQQAKEDLLVIESKEGRNLLHIPISAIARAHLEIEKW, from the coding sequence ATGCATATAGACGATAAAGTTATAGTGGACAGAGTAAAGGAGATAGTAGCCCCTGTGATAAAAAAGATGGGCTATAGACTATTTGACATAGAGTTTAAGCCAGAAAGGGGATGGGTTTTGAGGATAATAGTGGATAAAGAGGGGGGAATAACAGTTGGGGATTGCGAAGAGGTTAGCAAGAGAATATCCTCTCTTCTGGATGTGGAGGACGTTATCCCAGTTTCTTACATGCTTGAGGTTTCCTCTCCAGGTCTTACAAGGGAACTTACCAAAATCGAGCACTTTGAGTTTTTCACAGGTAGGCTGGTAAAGGTTATACTTAAAGAGCCTATAGAAAACAAAAGGGAAATTCTCGGTTATATACAGCAAGCTAAGGAGGACCTGCTGGTTATTGAGAGTAAGGAAGGGAGAAACCTTCTACACATACCAATATCAGCCATAGCAAGAGCTCACCTGGAGATAGAAAAATGGTAA
- a CDS encoding SulP family inorganic anion transporter: MVQYILVRVTISFDLAPFLHWFKDYDRSKITRDLIAGLTVAAVLVPQGMAYALLAGMPPIYGLYASFLPTIVAALFGSSRFLATGPVAMTALLSASVIYGMAEPGSERGWCNGSCILWTGGSCCYSQTTCHSGWRQVEP, from the coding sequence ATGGTACAATATATTTTAGTGAGGGTTACTATATCCTTTGACCTAGCTCCTTTCCTACACTGGTTCAAGGACTACGATCGAAGCAAAATTACAAGAGATCTGATAGCGGGCCTTACTGTAGCAGCGGTTTTAGTTCCACAAGGTATGGCATACGCCCTTTTGGCCGGTATGCCTCCCATATACGGACTTTACGCATCCTTTTTACCTACCATAGTTGCTGCTCTTTTTGGAAGTTCAAGGTTTTTAGCTACTGGTCCAGTGGCAATGACTGCCCTTCTTTCTGCTTCTGTCATTTATGGCATGGCCGAACCTGGTTCCGAGCGGGGGTGGTGCAATGGTAGTTGCATTCTTTGGACTGGTGGAAGCTGTTGCTATAGCCAAACGACTTGCCATTCAGGCTGGAGACAAGTGGAACCCTAA
- a CDS encoding SulP family inorganic anion transporter, protein MVVAFFGLVEAVAIAKRLAIQAGDKWNPNQELIGQGMANVVAGFFKGFPVGGSFSRSALNFQLQAKTILASVITGATVGITLISLAPAFYYLPKATLSAIVLSAVINLIKPQEIIKLYKLNKTDGVIAGITFFSVFFMELWVALTLGTVIAFGSFVYRTMYPRLVVLTRNPQSHTFVNAERENLPECPQISYIRPNMPIYFANAEYVYEYILNKVNERRSNKALKFLLIDMEAVNYIDATGVVTLTRLFEELKKQGITTAMANIACDVYPILERAEFEKYVETDFIFDSKGQSIVELFKRLDHDYCARKCPYAVFRECYTVKPPEFKPVVVLRG, encoded by the coding sequence ATGGTAGTTGCATTCTTTGGACTGGTGGAAGCTGTTGCTATAGCCAAACGACTTGCCATTCAGGCTGGAGACAAGTGGAACCCTAACCAAGAACTTATAGGTCAAGGTATGGCTAACGTAGTTGCCGGGTTTTTTAAAGGTTTTCCTGTGGGTGGTTCTTTTTCAAGGTCTGCATTAAACTTCCAGCTTCAGGCTAAGACTATCCTCGCCAGTGTGATAACCGGTGCTACTGTGGGAATTACCTTAATTTCTTTAGCTCCTGCCTTTTACTATCTTCCTAAGGCTACTCTTTCAGCTATAGTCCTCTCTGCAGTCATAAATCTAATAAAGCCGCAGGAAATAATCAAACTATACAAGTTGAATAAAACTGACGGGGTCATTGCTGGGATAACTTTTTTCAGCGTATTTTTTATGGAGCTCTGGGTAGCACTTACCCTCGGCACAGTTATAGCCTTTGGCTCTTTTGTGTATAGAACTATGTATCCAAGGCTTGTGGTGCTCACAAGAAACCCTCAATCTCACACCTTTGTTAATGCGGAACGAGAAAATCTTCCCGAATGTCCACAGATAAGCTATATAAGACCCAATATGCCCATATACTTTGCAAACGCCGAATATGTTTACGAATACATACTTAACAAGGTTAACGAAAGAAGATCCAATAAGGCTTTAAAATTTCTCCTAATCGACATGGAAGCGGTAAATTACATAGACGCTACAGGTGTAGTAACCCTCACGAGACTTTTTGAAGAGCTAAAAAAGCAAGGCATAACAACTGCTATGGCTAATATAGCCTGTGACGTCTATCCTATACTTGAAAGGGCGGAGTTTGAAAAATATGTGGAAACTGATTTTATCTTTGATTCGAAGGGGCAGTCCATAGTGGAGCTTTTCAAGAGGTTAGATCATGACTACTGTGCCAGAAAATGCCCCTACGCAGTGTTTAGGGAGTGCTATACTGTGAAACCTCCGGAGTTCAAACCTGTAGTAGTCTTAAGGGGGTGA
- a CDS encoding TlpA disulfide reductase family protein: MEKKRIWIVSLVLGFLLVALLAYTIFQEKEGVVIKVENIPDLTLVTVEGKEIKLSDYRGKVLLLNFWAVWCPPCKEELPIFEKAYKNYKHLGFEVIAVNMDTSEEAFRKFIKENPYSFTMVRPKGDLESELKLFGFPTSYLIDREGKVVKVKMGIYRELEEDLEKLFR; this comes from the coding sequence ATGGAAAAGAAAAGAATATGGATAGTATCCCTAGTACTTGGTTTCCTGCTGGTTGCTCTTTTAGCTTATACGATTTTCCAGGAGAAGGAGGGAGTAGTTATAAAGGTGGAGAATATACCGGATTTGACCCTTGTTACCGTTGAGGGGAAAGAGATAAAGCTTTCAGATTACAGGGGGAAGGTCTTACTTTTAAACTTTTGGGCGGTTTGGTGCCCCCCATGTAAGGAAGAATTGCCCATTTTTGAAAAAGCCTACAAAAATTACAAACATTTGGGCTTTGAGGTGATTGCGGTAAATATGGACACATCGGAGGAGGCTTTTAGAAAATTTATAAAAGAAAATCCATATAGCTTTACCATGGTTAGGCCAAAGGGTGATCTGGAAAGCGAGCTCAAACTCTTTGGCTTTCCAACATCCTACCTTATAGATAGAGAAGGAAAGGTGGTAAAGGTAAAGATGGGTATTTATAGGGAGCTTGAGGAGGACCTGGAAAAGCTTTTTAGATGA
- a CDS encoding PP2C family serine/threonine-protein phosphatase, with protein sequence MRVCFFTHKGKVRAKNEDALLVGREVIQAEAMEKPMVLETKERLFAVADGLGGHAKGEVASYEVLKVLAQEQPRDEKGLYDALWKAKFCLLDYVKEHPSAFGLGTAVAGVIFLESEILIFNVGDCRVYVEDGKRFIKLSRDHTLVEDLVISGKMDEETARVHPKRHILTSAILGDASEFSIYTKRIPNLGQSILVCSDGFWEEFSKEEMELFAMSEEPVELFLQSLEGKDQKDNISFIYIE encoded by the coding sequence ATGAGAGTTTGTTTTTTTACTCATAAAGGAAAGGTTAGGGCGAAGAATGAAGATGCGCTGTTGGTGGGAAGGGAGGTTATACAGGCGGAAGCTATGGAAAAGCCCATGGTTTTGGAAACTAAAGAGAGGCTTTTTGCAGTGGCAGATGGCTTAGGCGGGCATGCAAAGGGAGAGGTGGCATCCTACGAGGTTCTTAAGGTTTTAGCTCAAGAACAGCCACGGGACGAGAAAGGCCTATACGATGCCCTTTGGAAAGCTAAGTTCTGTCTTTTGGATTACGTAAAAGAACATCCATCAGCCTTTGGACTTGGCACAGCCGTTGCGGGCGTGATTTTCTTGGAGAGCGAGATCTTGATTTTTAACGTTGGGGACTGCAGGGTTTATGTAGAAGATGGGAAAAGGTTCATTAAACTATCAAGGGACCACACATTAGTGGAGGATTTAGTCATTTCTGGTAAAATGGATGAAGAAACTGCCAGAGTTCATCCTAAAAGACACATACTTACGTCCGCCATACTAGGAGACGCATCGGAATTTAGCATATACACCAAAAGGATTCCCAACTTGGGCCAGTCTATACTGGTGTGTTCAGATGGCTTTTGGGAGGAGTTTAGCAAGGAGGAAATGGAGCTTTTTGCTATGTCTGAAGAACCTGTGGAACTTTTTCTTCAGTCTTTGGAAGGCAAAGACCAAAAGGATAACATAAGTTTTATATACATAGAATAA
- the dnaE gene encoding DNA polymerase III subunit alpha, whose amino-acid sequence MVDFVHLHLHTQYSLLDGAIKIKDLTKRALELGYSAVAITDHGNLFGILDFYKSMRSAGIKPLLGMEAYFTTGSRFDRKGKGSEDNITDRYNHHLILIAKNDLGLKNLYKLSSLAFKEGFYYKPRIDYELLSKYHEGLIAITACLKGVPTYYASIGDTHRAEEWVKKFKDLFGEDLYLELQANSLPEQEIANRHLIQISKKLGVKLVATGDAHYLMPEDRIAHQVLMAVQMKKTLMELQREEFKCINDYLHFASKEEIWERFRGKFDGWEQALLNTLEVAHKCDERFELLESKGYLLPKFSQNHTEEELLRELAIKGLKQRIAQGLAKDSKEYWDRLEYELDVVQRMGFSGYFIIVQDFINWAKHRHIPVGPGRGSAAGSLLAFSLGITDVDPIKHGLLFERFLNPERVSMPDIDVDFCMENRDRVLEYVKEKYGAENTAQIITYNVMKAKQAIRDTARALGLPYSEGDKLAKLIPQGDVQGTWLSLEEMYLTPIEELLEKYGRHRNDIEENAKKLRKMAQENPEIKKLIEIALRLEGLTRHTSLHAAGVVISPIPLEELVPLYYDDQQLATQFDMSKLEELGLVKMDFLGLKTLTELERMRQLVKERHGVEVEFLKLPLDDQKVFELLRKGLTSGVFQLESTGMKNLLKRLQPDSFDDIVAVLALYRPGPLKSGLVDSYINRKHGKEQIIYPFPELEEVLKETYGVWVYQEQIMKASQILSGFTPGEADTLRKAIGKKKKDVMNEMKEKFITGAVQNGYPKDRVEKLWEDIEKFASYSFNKSHSVAYGYLSYWTAYMKAHYPEEFFAVKLSTEKSDRKFINLLRDAKVNFDIQILPPDINKSGADFVIEGRKKIRFGLARIKGVGEETAKLIVEKRGSGWKSLSEFVRSMDSRKINKKVLEALIKAGAFDFTRELRSSLLSKLETKNGLYSGNGLFEKRDTKQEDKSKYEREVIGFYLSQHPLDPYQDLLEGKITYIEDIEDLEEGEYTFAGVVSELKVKKNSKGSTYAVFNLIDKTGVVEAVAWSEAYEENKEKLKEDELVVLEGELIKDQESESVKIILRQVFSIHEYLSEKVRFIRLIMQRELSTQELERLYSVISKHFSNSGAEILIECKADNYRVLMQADPRYRIKPTKDLCELLKPFSVEVSLEV is encoded by the coding sequence ATGGTTGATTTTGTCCATCTGCATTTGCATACTCAATACTCCCTGCTTGACGGAGCCATAAAGATAAAAGACCTTACCAAGAGGGCTTTGGAACTTGGTTATTCTGCTGTTGCCATAACGGACCACGGGAATCTTTTTGGCATACTGGACTTTTACAAAAGCATGAGATCTGCTGGTATAAAGCCTTTGCTTGGTATGGAAGCATACTTTACCACTGGTTCAAGGTTTGATAGGAAAGGCAAAGGGTCTGAGGACAACATAACTGACAGATACAACCACCACCTAATACTCATAGCAAAAAACGACTTAGGGCTAAAAAATCTTTATAAACTCTCCTCTTTAGCTTTCAAAGAGGGTTTTTACTACAAACCGAGAATTGACTACGAGCTTTTGTCTAAATATCACGAGGGTCTTATAGCCATAACCGCTTGTCTGAAAGGTGTGCCCACTTATTACGCAAGTATAGGAGATACACACAGAGCAGAAGAATGGGTAAAAAAATTCAAAGATCTGTTTGGAGAGGATCTGTATTTGGAGCTTCAAGCCAATTCCCTTCCAGAACAAGAAATCGCCAACAGACACCTAATTCAAATCTCTAAAAAGCTTGGAGTTAAGTTGGTGGCAACAGGCGACGCCCACTACCTTATGCCCGAAGATAGAATAGCCCATCAAGTACTCATGGCTGTTCAAATGAAGAAAACACTTATGGAACTCCAAAGGGAAGAGTTTAAGTGCATTAACGATTACCTACACTTTGCCAGTAAGGAGGAAATCTGGGAGAGGTTTAGAGGCAAGTTTGATGGATGGGAGCAGGCACTGCTGAACACTTTGGAAGTAGCCCACAAGTGTGATGAAAGGTTTGAGTTACTTGAAAGTAAGGGTTATCTTCTTCCTAAGTTTTCTCAAAATCATACAGAAGAGGAGCTTTTAAGAGAGCTTGCTATAAAAGGCCTCAAGCAGAGGATTGCACAGGGGCTCGCAAAAGATTCAAAGGAATACTGGGATAGGCTTGAGTACGAGTTAGATGTTGTACAAAGAATGGGCTTTTCTGGATACTTTATCATAGTTCAGGATTTTATAAACTGGGCTAAACATAGGCACATTCCAGTGGGTCCGGGTAGAGGTTCTGCTGCCGGTTCTTTGCTTGCCTTTTCCCTCGGAATTACAGACGTGGATCCAATAAAGCATGGGCTACTCTTTGAAAGGTTCCTAAACCCAGAACGTGTTTCTATGCCAGATATAGACGTGGATTTTTGTATGGAAAACAGAGACAGAGTGCTGGAGTACGTGAAAGAAAAGTACGGTGCAGAGAACACTGCTCAAATAATTACCTACAACGTGATGAAGGCAAAGCAAGCTATAAGGGATACGGCAAGAGCTCTTGGATTGCCTTATTCGGAAGGGGACAAACTGGCAAAGCTTATACCTCAGGGAGACGTTCAAGGCACATGGCTCTCCCTGGAAGAGATGTACTTAACACCCATAGAGGAGCTTCTTGAGAAATATGGCAGACACAGAAACGATATAGAAGAAAACGCAAAGAAGTTGCGAAAGATGGCGCAGGAAAATCCAGAGATAAAGAAGCTAATAGAGATAGCTCTAAGGTTAGAGGGGCTCACAAGGCACACCTCTTTACACGCTGCGGGTGTGGTCATATCGCCTATACCTTTAGAAGAGCTCGTGCCGCTTTACTACGATGACCAACAACTTGCTACTCAGTTTGATATGTCAAAGCTTGAAGAGTTGGGACTTGTCAAGATGGACTTTCTTGGGCTTAAAACGCTAACAGAGTTGGAAAGGATGAGACAGTTGGTTAAAGAAAGGCATGGAGTAGAAGTAGAATTCCTAAAGCTTCCTTTGGATGATCAAAAGGTGTTTGAGCTTCTTAGAAAGGGTCTTACTTCCGGTGTTTTCCAGTTAGAAAGCACAGGCATGAAGAACCTGCTAAAAAGACTACAACCAGATAGCTTTGACGACATAGTGGCGGTTTTAGCCCTGTACAGACCTGGACCCCTCAAAAGTGGTCTGGTGGATAGCTACATAAACAGAAAGCATGGAAAAGAGCAGATAATCTATCCCTTTCCAGAATTGGAAGAGGTGCTAAAAGAAACCTACGGTGTATGGGTTTATCAAGAGCAGATAATGAAGGCGAGCCAAATCTTGTCAGGTTTTACTCCGGGCGAGGCAGATACGCTCAGAAAGGCAATAGGTAAAAAGAAGAAGGATGTTATGAACGAGATGAAGGAAAAGTTCATAACAGGAGCTGTGCAGAATGGTTATCCAAAAGATCGTGTGGAAAAGCTTTGGGAGGATATAGAGAAGTTTGCCAGCTATTCCTTTAACAAATCCCACTCGGTAGCATATGGATACCTATCCTATTGGACCGCTTACATGAAAGCCCACTATCCAGAAGAGTTTTTTGCAGTGAAACTTTCCACAGAGAAATCTGACAGAAAGTTTATAAACCTTCTCAGAGACGCCAAGGTAAACTTTGATATACAGATACTTCCACCAGACATAAATAAAAGTGGAGCAGATTTTGTAATAGAAGGTAGAAAAAAGATAAGATTTGGTCTTGCGAGAATAAAGGGGGTAGGAGAGGAGACAGCCAAGCTAATAGTAGAAAAAAGAGGTAGTGGTTGGAAAAGTCTGTCTGAATTTGTTCGTAGTATGGATAGCAGAAAGATAAATAAAAAAGTACTGGAAGCGCTTATTAAGGCAGGTGCTTTTGATTTTACCAGAGAGCTTAGAAGCTCCCTTCTTTCCAAATTGGAGACTAAGAATGGGCTCTATTCGGGCAACGGCCTCTTTGAAAAGAGAGATACAAAACAAGAGGACAAATCAAAGTACGAAAGGGAGGTTATAGGTTTTTATCTTTCACAACATCCCTTAGACCCATACCAAGATCTGCTGGAAGGGAAAATAACCTACATTGAAGACATAGAAGACCTGGAGGAGGGCGAATATACCTTTGCGGGCGTAGTTTCCGAGCTTAAAGTCAAAAAGAACTCAAAAGGTAGCACCTACGCAGTGTTTAACCTCATAGACAAAACCGGTGTGGTAGAAGCTGTAGCATGGTCTGAAGCATACGAAGAAAACAAAGAGAAACTAAAAGAGGACGAGCTGGTTGTTTTAGAAGGCGAGTTAATAAAGGACCAAGAAAGTGAGTCTGTGAAAATAATACTTAGACAAGTTTTTAGCATACATGAGTACCTTTCAGAGAAGGTAAGGTTTATCCGTTTGATTATGCAAAGAGAGCTTTCCACTCAAGAATTGGAAAGACTTTACAGTGTAATCAGTAAGCATTTTTCCAACAGTGGTGCAGAAATTCTTATAGAGTGTAAGGCGGATAACTACAGAGTTTTAATGCAAGCGGATCCCAGGTATAGGATAAAACCAACTAAAGATCTTTGTGAATTGCTAAAACCATTCTCGGTAGAGGTAAGTTTGGAGGTTTAA